The Pseudomonadota bacterium genome has a segment encoding these proteins:
- a CDS encoding DUF6036 family nucleotidyltransferase, translated as MFDSGTEIEKILSALGEQLDTIHAVIPELVVCGGSALNMLGFVSRTTKDVDVVAFIERSLEGNVDFKEAKPFPPELVDAMKKVARDFDLPEDWLNLGPASALDLGLPEGLIERVETKRYGKSLTIHFLGRYDQIHFKLYAAADQGIGKHYDDLLALKPTSEELEKAARWSMTHDVSETYRQSIKDLLKYMEYEDVADKL; from the coding sequence ATGTTTGATAGTGGCACAGAAATTGAAAAGATATTGAGTGCCCTCGGTGAGCAATTGGACACTATTCATGCAGTAATACCTGAGCTTGTTGTATGCGGGGGTTCAGCACTTAACATGCTCGGATTTGTAAGCCGAACAACAAAGGATGTAGATGTAGTTGCTTTTATTGAGAGGAGCCTCGAGGGAAATGTTGATTTCAAAGAGGCTAAACCCTTTCCTCCTGAGCTTGTCGATGCAATGAAAAAGGTGGCGAGAGATTTTGATCTGCCTGAGGATTGGCTGAATTTAGGGCCTGCCTCTGCTCTCGACTTAGGGTTACCGGAAGGGCTGATAGAGAGAGTGGAAACAAAAAGGTATGGGAAAAGTCTAACTATACATTTTCTTGGCAGATATGATCAGATACATTTCAAGTTATATGCCGCCGCAGATCAAGGAATAGGGAAACATTATGATGACCTTCTCGCCTTGAAACCTACTTCTGAAGAGTTAGAGAAGGCTGCACGATGGAGCATGACCCATGATGTATCAGAAACCTACAGACAAAGCATTAAAGACTTATTGAAATATATGGAATATGAAGATGTCGCAGACAAACTTTAG